In Niveispirillum cyanobacteriorum, the following proteins share a genomic window:
- the aceA gene encoding isocitrate lyase has translation MSPLDQTQSIDLAAIHAKRYDGIKRDFTAEDVRRLSGSVKIEYTLAEMGARRLWELLHTRPYVHTLGAFTGNQALQHVKAGLEAIYLSGWQVAADANLAGQMYPDQSLYPANSVPAVVKRINNAFQRADQIQTAEGKGDTYWFAPIIADAEAGFGGPLNAFELMKGMIEAGAAAVHFEDQLASEKKCGHLGGKVLIPIQQFIRTLNAGRLAADVCGTSTLVVARTDAESAQLITSDVDERDHPFIDRNDRTPEGFFRIKKGVGVDYCIARALEYAPYSDLMWWETSKPNLDEARRFAEAVHKKFPGKMLAYNCSPSFNWKANLDDATIAKYQAELGAMGYKYQFVTLAGFHSLNLATFELAKGYKERGMAAYSEMQQREFAAAEQGFTAVKHQREVGTGYFDAVAVAISGGTSSTTAMKDSTETDQFH, from the coding sequence ATGTCCCCGTTGGACCAGACCCAGAGCATCGATCTCGCCGCCATCCACGCCAAGCGCTATGACGGTATCAAGCGCGACTTCACGGCTGAGGATGTGCGTCGCCTGTCCGGGTCGGTGAAGATCGAGTACACGCTGGCCGAAATGGGCGCCCGCCGCCTGTGGGAACTGCTGCACACCCGTCCCTATGTCCACACGCTGGGCGCCTTCACAGGCAATCAGGCCCTCCAGCACGTCAAAGCCGGCCTGGAAGCCATCTATCTGTCTGGATGGCAGGTCGCGGCGGATGCCAATCTGGCGGGGCAAATGTATCCCGACCAGTCGCTGTACCCCGCCAATTCCGTCCCCGCCGTTGTGAAGCGCATCAACAATGCCTTCCAGCGCGCCGATCAGATCCAGACCGCCGAGGGCAAGGGCGATACCTACTGGTTCGCGCCCATCATCGCCGATGCCGAAGCCGGTTTCGGTGGCCCGCTGAACGCCTTTGAGCTGATGAAGGGCATGATCGAGGCCGGTGCGGCTGCCGTTCACTTCGAAGACCAGTTGGCATCTGAAAAGAAGTGCGGCCATCTGGGTGGCAAGGTGCTGATCCCGATCCAGCAGTTCATCCGTACCCTGAATGCTGGTCGTCTGGCCGCCGATGTCTGCGGCACGTCCACCCTGGTGGTTGCCCGCACCGACGCCGAGTCGGCCCAGTTGATCACCAGCGATGTGGATGAGCGCGACCACCCCTTCATCGACCGCAATGACCGCACGCCGGAAGGCTTCTTCCGCATCAAGAAGGGTGTTGGCGTCGATTACTGCATCGCCCGTGCCCTGGAATACGCCCCCTATTCCGATCTGATGTGGTGGGAAACTTCCAAGCCGAACCTGGACGAGGCGCGCCGCTTCGCCGAGGCCGTGCACAAGAAGTTCCCCGGCAAGATGCTGGCCTATAACTGCTCGCCCTCCTTCAACTGGAAGGCCAACCTGGACGATGCGACCATCGCCAAGTATCAGGCCGAGCTGGGGGCCATGGGTTACAAGTATCAGTTCGTGACCCTGGCGGGCTTCCATAGCCTGAACCTGGCCACCTTCGAACTGGCCAAGGGCTACAAGGAACGCGGCATGGCCGCCTACTCCGAGATGCAGCAGCGTGAATTCGCTGCCGCCGAGCAGGGCTTCACTGCCGTGAAGCACCAGCGCGAAGTGGGCACCGGCTACTTCGACGCGGTGGCGGTTGCCATCTCGGGCGGTACGTCGTCGACCACCGCCATGAAGGACAGCACCGAGACCGATCAGTTCCATTGA
- a CDS encoding sensor histidine kinase, with protein MGQQTRDRGGRSGRSMALLGRTGINLLSAMVLGGLWLLVGWQIHSSYLDALADAERDTANLTRAFGQHVSRTVSQVQQLLQEVSDRVEAGYPADLEVMRRRVAGLDRVSKFLGIMDARGIVVDATRPGAVGLDMSDSDYFRQATEPGSPRLGFGKPIIGRTPLMSSIPFWVRVEAPDGSLIAVVVGDVLSEYFAGFFSAVDLDLGAIATLMDLDGTVYARGASTPGIVGQSYPDLPDVGAAREGDGHGIIRAVSPIDGEDRIASYELLPGTRLLVSVGQDIDHVLQPYRQFRNQILLQGVFGTILVLALVVLVRRYVAKLEASETAARMARAEAEQATAAKSQFLAVASHELRTPLNAIIGFAEVMVHRIHGPMGNPKYAEYAEDIRGSGLHLLALINDILDLSKIEAGKMDLRLEVVDLPTLAAECVRLMRGRVEAASLDLRVVSSGEKAPYLRADAMKIRQVLLNLINNAVKYTPSGGTITVAVERDPLWPDDYMVMRVTDTGCGMTPTEVALALEPFRQINSHLARTGEGTGLGLPVAKSLVELHGGSLSIDSEPGEGTTVSIRLPTRLHV; from the coding sequence ATGGGACAGCAAACCCGAGACAGGGGTGGCCGCTCCGGCCGCTCGATGGCCCTGTTGGGCCGTACCGGCATCAACCTGCTTTCGGCTATGGTGCTGGGCGGGTTGTGGCTACTTGTCGGCTGGCAGATCCATTCCTCCTATCTCGACGCCCTGGCCGATGCTGAGCGTGACACAGCCAACCTGACCCGCGCCTTCGGTCAGCATGTCAGCCGTACCGTCAGTCAGGTGCAGCAGTTGCTGCAGGAAGTGTCCGACCGGGTGGAGGCGGGATATCCCGCCGATCTGGAGGTAATGCGCCGGCGCGTGGCGGGGCTGGACCGGGTGTCGAAATTCCTGGGCATCATGGATGCGCGCGGCATTGTGGTGGACGCGACCCGGCCCGGCGCGGTCGGCCTGGACATGTCCGACAGCGATTATTTCCGGCAGGCGACGGAACCGGGATCGCCGCGCCTGGGCTTTGGCAAGCCCATCATCGGGCGCACACCGCTAATGTCCTCCATTCCCTTCTGGGTGCGGGTGGAGGCACCTGATGGCAGCCTGATCGCGGTCGTGGTGGGCGATGTTCTGTCGGAATATTTCGCGGGTTTTTTCAGTGCGGTCGATCTGGACCTGGGCGCCATCGCCACCTTGATGGACCTGGACGGCACCGTCTATGCGCGCGGTGCGTCGACCCCCGGCATTGTTGGGCAGTCCTATCCCGACCTGCCCGATGTGGGGGCGGCGCGTGAAGGCGACGGCCATGGCATCATCCGCGCCGTCAGCCCCATTGACGGCGAGGATCGTATCGCCAGTTACGAGCTGCTGCCCGGCACGCGGCTGCTGGTGTCGGTGGGCCAGGATATCGACCATGTGCTGCAGCCCTACCGTCAGTTCCGAAACCAGATCCTGCTGCAGGGCGTGTTCGGCACCATCCTGGTGCTGGCCCTGGTGGTGCTGGTCCGGCGTTATGTCGCCAAGCTGGAAGCCAGCGAGACGGCGGCCCGCATGGCGCGGGCGGAGGCCGAACAGGCGACCGCTGCGAAATCACAGTTCCTGGCTGTGGCCAGTCATGAGCTGCGCACGCCCTTGAACGCTATCATCGGCTTTGCCGAAGTGATGGTTCACCGTATCCACGGGCCTATGGGCAACCCCAAATATGCCGAATATGCCGAGGACATCCGTGGTTCCGGCCTGCATCTTCTGGCCCTGATCAATGACATTCTGGATCTGTCGAAGATTGAGGCCGGCAAGATGGATCTGCGGCTGGAGGTCGTGGACCTGCCGACCCTGGCGGCGGAATGCGTGCGCCTGATGCGCGGGCGGGTAGAGGCGGCGTCACTGGACCTGCGTGTCGTCTCCTCTGGGGAGAAGGCACCGTACCTGCGCGCCGACGCCATGAAGATCCGGCAGGTATTGCTGAACCTGATCAACAATGCCGTGAAATATACACCGTCGGGCGGCACCATCACGGTCGCGGTGGAACGTGACCCGCTCTGGCCCGACGATTACATGGTAATGCGGGTGACCGATACCGGCTGTGGCATGACGCCGACCGAGGTGGCGCTGGCCCTGGAACCGTTCCGCCAGATCAACAGCCATCTAGCCCGCACAGGTGAGGGCACGGGCCTGGGCTTGCCGGTCGCCAAGTCACTGGTGGAACTGCATGGCGGCTCGCTGTCCATCGACAGCGAGCCGGGTGAGGGAACGACGGTCAGCATCCGGTTGCCGACGCGCCTGCATGTGTGA
- a CDS encoding DUF3576 domain-containing protein, whose amino-acid sequence MSLRALSVIGRSALLGALALGLSGCGALDSLGFGGEPEAPNTQILRQNNGGAAGMNAAARPAGTVTVNAFLWRAALDTVTFMPLVQADPYGGVILTDWYSPPATPSERFKVNLYILDAALRADGVRATVFRQELKNGVWIDAPVTAETGTQLEDTILTRARQLRQQSAAPSN is encoded by the coding sequence ATGTCCTTGCGTGCCCTGTCCGTGATTGGTCGTTCCGCCCTGTTGGGCGCCCTGGCGCTGGGTCTTTCCGGCTGCGGCGCGCTGGACAGCCTGGGTTTCGGCGGGGAGCCTGAGGCCCCCAACACCCAGATCCTGCGCCAGAACAATGGCGGGGCGGCAGGCATGAACGCCGCTGCCCGCCCGGCCGGCACCGTGACGGTCAACGCCTTCCTGTGGCGCGCTGCCCTGGACACCGTGACCTTCATGCCGCTGGTTCAGGCCGACCCCTATGGCGGCGTCATCCTGACCGACTGGTACAGCCCGCCGGCCACGCCAAGCGAGCGGTTCAAGGTCAATCTCTACATCCTGGACGCAGCCCTGCGTGCCGATGGCGTGCGCGCCACCGTGTTCCGCCAGGAACTGAAGAACGGTGTATGGATCGACGCGCCGGTGACGGCGGAAACCGGCACGCAGCTGGAAGACACGATCCTGACCCGCGCCCGTCAGCTACGTCAGCAGTCGGCTGCGCCCAGCAACTGA
- a CDS encoding MFS transporter: MTPSRPRSSLPAALIAMAFLAFISLGLPDGLPGVTWPFIRETFDRPLGNLGILLICGTGGYLFSGLAGGSIVRRMGLGVVLTVSSAAMVASLATYALTPSFYLLIPAAILGGLASGAIDTGINLYGARRFSPRVMNWLHGSWGLGATAGPLLMTASITLGAGWRWGYALIALILAGMAVMFLVTMRRWEESKDAGGDGNGTATAIAPFTDALRHPVIWLNVGLFMVYCGVEMAAGQWLFTLLTRQHGIDVGTAGTIAGLYWGALTFGRLVFGQVTARVRPLNALRAGLAIALVSALLFAWFPTPAVGMAAALGLGFGLAPTFPTLVSLTPIRVGDAIAPHAVGFQMTAAGAGATLIPGALGWLAQHLGLVVLPVWLLLGMVLLIGLSEFAERLVRRRAALARTA; the protein is encoded by the coding sequence ATGACCCCTTCCCGCCCCCGTTCCAGTTTGCCGGCCGCCCTGATCGCCATGGCGTTCCTGGCCTTCATCAGCCTGGGCCTGCCGGATGGGCTGCCCGGTGTGACATGGCCTTTCATCCGGGAAACCTTCGACCGGCCGCTGGGCAATCTTGGCATTCTGCTGATCTGCGGCACGGGCGGTTACCTGTTCTCCGGTTTGGCCGGGGGCAGCATTGTGCGCCGCATGGGCCTGGGTGTTGTCCTGACGGTCAGCAGTGCCGCCATGGTGGCCAGCCTGGCCACTTATGCCCTGACGCCGTCCTTCTATCTGTTGATCCCTGCCGCCATTCTGGGCGGGCTGGCCAGCGGTGCCATCGATACAGGCATCAATCTCTATGGTGCCCGCCGTTTCTCCCCCCGCGTCATGAACTGGCTGCACGGGTCCTGGGGCCTGGGTGCCACCGCCGGTCCGCTGTTGATGACGGCTTCCATTACTCTGGGGGCCGGCTGGCGATGGGGCTATGCCCTGATCGCCCTGATCCTGGCCGGTATGGCGGTGATGTTCCTGGTCACCATGCGGCGGTGGGAAGAAAGTAAAGATGCGGGTGGCGATGGCAACGGCACGGCGACGGCCATCGCCCCCTTTACTGACGCGCTGCGCCACCCGGTGATCTGGCTGAATGTCGGCCTGTTCATGGTCTATTGCGGGGTGGAGATGGCGGCGGGGCAGTGGCTGTTCACGCTGCTGACGCGCCAGCATGGGATCGATGTCGGCACTGCCGGCACCATTGCGGGCCTGTACTGGGGGGCGCTGACCTTCGGGCGGCTGGTGTTCGGGCAGGTGACGGCGCGGGTGCGGCCGCTGAACGCCTTGAGGGCTGGCCTTGCCATTGCCCTGGTGTCGGCCCTGCTGTTCGCGTGGTTCCCCACGCCTGCCGTAGGCATGGCGGCGGCACTGGGCCTGGGCTTCGGCCTTGCCCCCACCTTCCCCACGCTGGTCTCCCTGACCCCCATCCGCGTGGGGGATGCCATCGCCCCGCACGCGGTTGGGTTCCAGATGACGGCGGCGGGTGCCGGGGCGACCCTGATCCCGGGGGCGCTGGGCTGGCTGGCGCAGCATCTGGGGCTGGTGGTGCTGCCGGTCTGGCTGCTGCTGGGCATGGTGCTGCTGATCGGCCTGTCGGAATTCGCCGAACGGCTGGTCCGCCGCCGCGCCGCCCTGGCCCGGACAGCCTGA
- the xth gene encoding exodeoxyribonuclease III: MRIATWNINSVRLRIDIVGKLLDEQQPDVLCLQETKVVDDAFPRGEFKARGYEHIHIHGMKSYNGVAILSRIPFTSRDIRHSCGKEDCRHVLATLENGVEIHNLYIPAGGDIPDPALNDKFAHKLQFLEEMQAWFQEKRSPDQPMILVGDLNIAPLEHDVWSHKQLLDVVSHTPIEVEKLTALQNSLNWVDAVRHFVPADQKLYSWWSYRAADWNLSNKGRRLDHIWVTPPLAPSLKGQNILREARGWEPKPSDHVPVIVDLDI; the protein is encoded by the coding sequence GTGCGTATCGCCACCTGGAACATCAACTCCGTCCGCCTGCGCATCGACATTGTCGGCAAGCTGCTGGACGAACAGCAACCCGACGTCCTGTGCCTGCAGGAAACCAAGGTGGTGGATGACGCCTTCCCGCGCGGGGAGTTCAAGGCGCGAGGGTATGAGCATATCCATATCCATGGAATGAAGAGCTATAACGGCGTCGCCATCCTGTCGCGCATCCCCTTTACCTCGCGCGACATCCGCCATTCCTGCGGCAAGGAGGATTGTCGCCACGTCCTGGCCACGCTGGAGAACGGGGTGGAGATCCACAATCTCTATATCCCCGCCGGCGGTGACATTCCCGACCCGGCACTGAACGACAAGTTCGCCCACAAGCTTCAGTTCCTGGAGGAGATGCAGGCCTGGTTCCAGGAGAAGCGGTCACCCGATCAGCCCATGATCCTGGTGGGCGACCTGAACATCGCACCCTTGGAGCATGATGTCTGGTCGCACAAGCAGCTGCTGGACGTTGTTTCCCACACCCCGATCGAGGTGGAGAAGCTGACGGCCCTGCAGAACAGCCTGAACTGGGTCGATGCGGTCCGCCATTTTGTGCCTGCGGATCAGAAGCTGTATAGCTGGTGGTCCTACCGCGCCGCGGACTGGAACCTGTCCAACAAGGGCCGCCGCCTGGACCATATCTGGGTCACCCCGCCGTTGGCACCCTCCCTGAAGGGCCAGAACATCCTGCGCGAGGCGCGAGGGTGGGAGCCGAAGCCCAGTGACCATGTGCCGGTCATCGTGGACCTGGATATCTGA
- a CDS encoding glycosyltransferase family 4 protein, whose protein sequence is MPPQADAGTIAGTLDGDVTPDNPGLDAASLFGGGKPVILQVIPTLVTGGAERGCIDMAAAIQRAGGTAIVVSAGGQMARELDRYGAKHIQLPVQSKNPLTMRRNAARLTDIIKQHGVDLIHARSRAPAWSAYWASKRADIPFVTTFHAPYNFKGRVKKWYNSVMAKADRIIAVSGFVYEHVATEYGVGADRLRLIHRGVDVDIMSPDKVTQARMAQLIQQWRLPEDQRIVLLPGRLTRWKGQGVLIEAISRLGRSDVRAVLVGDEQGRDHYRQELEDHIRRLNLGGQVTIAGHCNDMAAAYMLSDVVVNASIEPEAFGRVIAEAQAMGRPVIVSDLGAVKETVINGETGLVVPPNDPDALAGAIRAALDLDPLQRQAVGLDGMRHVRANFTKAGMCAATLAVYAELLG, encoded by the coding sequence ATGCCGCCCCAAGCTGACGCCGGCACCATAGCCGGCACCCTAGACGGCGATGTGACGCCGGACAATCCCGGCCTTGATGCCGCCAGCCTGTTCGGCGGTGGCAAGCCCGTCATTCTGCAGGTGATCCCCACCCTGGTCACGGGCGGTGCGGAACGCGGCTGCATCGACATGGCCGCTGCTATTCAGCGCGCGGGCGGCACGGCCATCGTGGTTTCCGCCGGTGGACAGATGGCGCGTGAGTTGGACCGGTATGGCGCCAAGCATATCCAGTTGCCGGTGCAGTCGAAAAACCCGCTGACCATGCGGCGCAACGCAGCCAGGCTGACGGACATCATCAAGCAGCATGGCGTCGATCTGATCCATGCCCGCTCCCGCGCGCCGGCCTGGAGCGCCTATTGGGCGTCCAAACGCGCCGACATCCCGTTCGTCACCACCTTCCACGCGCCCTATAATTTCAAGGGTCGGGTGAAGAAATGGTACAACAGCGTCATGGCCAAGGCCGACCGAATCATCGCCGTGTCGGGTTTCGTCTATGAGCATGTGGCCACGGAGTATGGCGTTGGGGCGGACCGGCTGCGCCTGATCCATCGCGGTGTCGATGTCGATATCATGTCGCCCGACAAGGTGACCCAGGCCCGCATGGCGCAGTTGATCCAGCAATGGCGCCTGCCGGAGGATCAGCGCATCGTGCTGCTGCCCGGTCGCCTGACCCGCTGGAAGGGGCAGGGGGTGCTGATCGAGGCCATATCACGCCTGGGGCGCAGCGATGTACGCGCCGTTCTGGTCGGTGATGAACAGGGCCGCGACCATTATCGCCAGGAACTGGAAGATCATATCCGCCGCCTGAACCTGGGCGGGCAGGTCACCATCGCCGGCCACTGCAACGACATGGCAGCGGCCTATATGCTGTCCGACGTGGTGGTGAATGCGTCGATCGAACCCGAAGCCTTTGGCCGCGTGATCGCAGAGGCCCAGGCCATGGGCCGCCCGGTGATCGTGTCCGACCTCGGCGCGGTAAAGGAAACCGTGATCAACGGCGAAACCGGCCTGGTGGTGCCCCCCAACGATCCCGACGCCCTGGCCGGCGCCATCCGCGCCGCCCTCGACCTGGACCCGCTGCAGCGTCAGGCGGTAGGCCTGGACGGCATGCGTCATGTGCGGGCAAACTTCACCAAGGCCGGTATGTGCGCCGCCACTCTGGCGGTCTATGCAGAGCTGTTGGGTTGA
- a CDS encoding alpha/beta hydrolase, with protein MNGAAMEGEVPIHSLDRAGTAIAYRQSPGTGPGIIFLTGFRSDMGGAKAVALERWAQAQGRAFIRFDYHAHGASGGDWEDGSIGRWRDDALAVLDRVAQGPQILVGSSMGGWITLLLALARPDRVAGLLGIAPAPDFTERMIRPRLGPAELEALERHGRFIAPSAYDPAGYPITKHLLDEAQSHLLLAKGSNPIPIRCPVRLLHGQCDPDIPWQTSLDLAAALESDDVRVTLVKDGDHRLSRDADLSLMLQLAGELATA; from the coding sequence ATGAACGGGGCAGCCATGGAAGGCGAGGTGCCGATACATAGCCTGGATCGGGCCGGAACCGCCATAGCCTATCGCCAGAGCCCTGGTACAGGGCCGGGCATCATCTTCCTGACGGGCTTCCGGTCCGACATGGGCGGGGCCAAGGCGGTGGCGCTGGAACGCTGGGCACAGGCCCAAGGCCGGGCCTTCATCCGCTTTGACTACCATGCCCACGGCGCCAGTGGCGGCGATTGGGAGGACGGGTCCATCGGGCGCTGGCGCGATGATGCCCTGGCCGTGCTGGACCGGGTGGCGCAGGGGCCGCAGATCCTGGTCGGGTCCTCCATGGGCGGCTGGATCACGCTGTTGCTGGCCTTGGCCCGACCTGACCGGGTGGCGGGGCTGCTGGGCATTGCCCCGGCCCCCGACTTCACCGAACGCATGATCCGCCCGCGCCTGGGGCCGGCGGAGCTGGAAGCTTTGGAACGGCATGGGCGGTTCATTGCGCCGTCGGCCTATGACCCCGCCGGATACCCGATCACGAAACATCTGCTGGATGAGGCGCAGTCCCATCTTCTGTTGGCCAAGGGGAGCAACCCCATCCCCATCCGCTGCCCTGTCCGCCTGCTGCACGGGCAGTGCGATCCCGACATTCCTTGGCAGACCAGCCTGGATCTGGCGGCGGCATTGGAGAGCGACGATGTGCGTGTCACCCTGGTCAAGGATGGCGACCACCGCCTGTCGCGCGATGCGGACCTGTCATTGATGCTGCAACTGGCAGGCGAACTGGCCACCGCGTGA
- the ilvD gene encoding dihydroxy-acid dehydratase: protein MPQLRSRKSTHGRNMAGARGLWRATGMKDEDFGKPIVAIANSFTQFVPGHVHLKDLGQLVAREVESVGGVAKEFNTIAVDDGIAMGHDGMLYSLPSREVIADAVEYMVNAHCADALVCISNCDKITPGMLMAALRLNIPTIFVSGGPMEAGKAQVKGKEIAIDLIDAMVAAADDKYTDEEVKVIERSACPTCGSCSGMFTANSMNCLTEALGLSLPGNGTTLATHADRRRLFEEAGRRIVGLAKRYYEQDDDGVLPRSIATFEAFENAIALDIAMGGSTNTVLHLLAAAHEGEVNFTMADIDRLSRRVPNICKVAPAVADVHIEDVHRAGGIMAILGELARGGLLHTDVKRVDADSLAEALARWDVAQTNNPEVAHFYKAAPGGVRTTVAFSQASRYQELDLDRATGVIRSVDNAFSKDGGLAVLFGNLAEEGCIVKTAGVDASALVFAGPARVFESQDAAVSAILGNRIQAGDVVLIRYEGPKGGPGMQEMLYPTSYLKSKGLGKVCALITDGRFSGGTSGLSIGHASPEAAEGGTIGLVEEGDRIEIDIPNRRIHLAVSDEELARRRAAEEAKGVDAWQPSAPRERVVSQALKAYAALTTSAAKGAVRDVGQLTRRK from the coding sequence GTGCCGCAGCTTCGTTCCCGCAAAAGCACCCATGGCCGCAACATGGCCGGCGCCCGTGGCCTGTGGCGCGCCACCGGCATGAAGGACGAGGATTTCGGCAAGCCCATCGTGGCCATCGCCAATTCCTTCACGCAGTTCGTGCCCGGCCATGTGCATCTGAAGGATCTGGGCCAGCTTGTCGCGCGTGAAGTGGAGTCGGTCGGCGGTGTGGCCAAGGAATTCAACACCATCGCGGTCGATGACGGCATCGCCATGGGCCATGACGGCATGCTCTATTCCCTGCCCTCGCGCGAGGTGATTGCAGATGCGGTGGAGTATATGGTCAACGCCCATTGCGCCGACGCCTTGGTTTGCATCTCCAATTGCGACAAGATCACGCCGGGCATGCTGATGGCGGCGCTACGCCTCAACATCCCGACGATCTTCGTGTCCGGCGGCCCGATGGAGGCCGGCAAGGCGCAGGTGAAGGGCAAGGAAATCGCCATCGACCTGATCGATGCCATGGTCGCCGCTGCCGACGACAAATATACCGACGAAGAAGTGAAGGTCATTGAGCGGTCGGCCTGCCCGACCTGCGGTTCCTGCTCCGGCATGTTCACGGCCAATTCTATGAACTGCCTGACGGAGGCGCTGGGCCTGTCGCTGCCCGGCAACGGCACCACGCTGGCCACCCATGCCGACCGCCGCCGCCTGTTTGAGGAAGCCGGTCGCCGCATTGTCGGTCTGGCCAAGCGCTATTACGAGCAGGATGATGACGGCGTGCTGCCGCGTTCCATCGCCACGTTCGAGGCGTTCGAGAATGCCATCGCGCTGGACATTGCCATGGGCGGATCGACCAATACGGTCCTGCACCTGCTGGCCGCCGCACATGAGGGTGAGGTGAATTTCACCATGGCGGACATCGACCGCCTGTCGCGCCGCGTGCCCAATATCTGCAAGGTGGCCCCCGCTGTCGCCGATGTGCATATCGAGGATGTGCACCGGGCCGGCGGCATCATGGCCATCCTGGGCGAACTGGCGCGCGGTGGCCTGCTGCATACCGATGTGAAGCGGGTGGATGCTGACAGCCTGGCCGAGGCGCTGGCCCGCTGGGATGTGGCGCAGACCAACAATCCCGAAGTCGCGCATTTCTACAAGGCCGCACCCGGCGGCGTGCGCACGACCGTGGCCTTCAGCCAGGCCAGCCGTTATCAGGAACTGGACCTGGACCGCGCCACGGGCGTCATCCGCTCCGTCGACAATGCCTTCTCCAAGGATGGCGGTCTGGCGGTGCTGTTCGGCAATCTGGCGGAAGAAGGCTGCATCGTGAAGACGGCGGGCGTGGATGCCTCCGCCCTGGTTTTCGCCGGTCCGGCCCGCGTGTTCGAAAGCCAGGATGCCGCCGTCAGCGCCATCTTGGGCAACCGCATCCAGGCCGGCGATGTCGTTCTGATCCGGTATGAGGGGCCGAAGGGTGGGCCGGGTATGCAGGAAATGCTGTACCCGACCAGCTATCTGAAATCGAAGGGGCTGGGCAAGGTCTGCGCCCTGATCACCGATGGCCGCTTCTCCGGCGGTACCTCGGGCCTATCCATCGGCCATGCCAGCCCGGAAGCCGCCGAAGGCGGCACCATTGGTCTGGTGGAGGAAGGTGACCGGATCGAGATCGATATCCCCAACCGCCGCATCCATCTGGCCGTGTCGGATGAGGAACTGGCCCGTCGCCGCGCGGCGGAAGAAGCCAAGGGCGTGGATGCCTGGCAGCCGTCGGCCCCGCGTGAACGCGTCGTGTCCCAGGCACTGAAGGCCTATGCGGCCCTCACCACCTCCGCCGCCAAGGGTGCTGTGCGTGACGTCGGGCAACTGACGCGGCGGAAGTAA